Proteins from a genomic interval of Paenibacillus sp. FSL H8-0048:
- a CDS encoding phosphoketolase family protein — protein sequence MGLTIEQVDYSSKTYLAKLDAYWRATNYISVGQLYLKDNPLLREPLKDADVKVKPIGHWGTIPGQNFIYAHLNRVITKYDLNMFYIEGPGHGGQVMVSNSYLDGSYTEIYPQITQDIPGLKKLFKQFSFPGGVASHAAPETPGSIHEGGELGYSLSHSVGSILDNPDLISAVVVGDGEAETGPLAASWLSNRFINPITDGAVLPILHLNGFKISNPTILSRMSREELTAYFAGNGWEAFFVEGENPDLMHPEMAKVLDTIVERIAAIQKNARENNDTARPVWPMLVFRTPKGWTGPKAWDGVPNEGSFRAHQVPIPVDQKNMKHAPALLEWLNSYRPEELFDENGRLNADLAEILPTGDRRMGMNPVTNAGKLIKDLHKPNFRNYTLDNSAPGQVIAQDMAVLGKYLKEVVTLNEENRNFRIFGPDETMSNRLGPVFEVTKRQWMDAIQEPQDEFLAPYGRVIDSQLSEHQAEGILEGYVLTGRHGFFASYEAFLRVVDSMITQHFKWLRKATDQTWREDIPSLNVIATSTVFQQDHNGYTHQDPGLLGHLADKKPEFIREYLPSDANSLLAVFDKILNDRQKINLIVSSKHPRPQWFSADEAQELVDKGLKIIDWASTDKGGEPDLVIASSGTEPTMEALAAISILHEKLPELKIRYINVVDLLKLRSQKLDPRGLSDEEFDQFFTKDKPVIFAFHGYEGLIKDLFFDRHNHNLHVHGYRENGDITTPFDMRVLNQMDRFDLTKEAVLSLPDASKYQAIADEMDAIVQKHHAYIREEGIDLPEVENWVWKALN from the coding sequence ATGGGATTAACAATCGAACAGGTGGATTATTCCTCCAAAACGTATCTGGCAAAGCTTGACGCTTACTGGCGCGCAACGAACTACATCTCCGTAGGCCAGCTTTATTTGAAGGATAATCCGTTGTTAAGAGAACCGTTGAAGGATGCAGACGTTAAAGTGAAGCCGATCGGACACTGGGGCACCATCCCTGGGCAGAACTTTATCTATGCGCATCTGAACCGTGTAATCACTAAATATGATCTCAACATGTTCTATATTGAAGGCCCGGGCCATGGCGGTCAGGTGATGGTGTCGAACTCTTATCTGGACGGAAGCTACACCGAAATCTACCCGCAGATCACTCAGGATATCCCTGGTCTGAAAAAGCTGTTCAAGCAGTTCTCTTTCCCTGGCGGTGTTGCCTCCCATGCTGCTCCTGAAACACCTGGATCGATTCACGAAGGCGGCGAGCTGGGTTATTCCCTGTCGCACAGCGTGGGTTCGATTCTGGATAATCCTGACCTGATCTCCGCAGTAGTTGTAGGTGACGGAGAAGCAGAGACCGGCCCGCTGGCCGCTTCCTGGCTGTCCAACCGGTTCATCAACCCGATTACAGACGGTGCTGTATTGCCGATTCTGCATTTGAACGGCTTCAAGATCAGCAACCCGACCATCCTGTCCCGGATGAGCAGAGAAGAATTGACCGCCTATTTCGCCGGAAACGGATGGGAAGCCTTCTTCGTAGAAGGCGAGAACCCGGATCTGATGCACCCGGAAATGGCTAAAGTGCTGGATACGATCGTAGAGCGCATTGCCGCCATTCAGAAGAATGCCCGCGAGAATAACGATACTGCACGCCCTGTATGGCCAATGCTGGTCTTCCGTACGCCTAAGGGCTGGACGGGTCCAAAAGCATGGGACGGCGTGCCGAATGAAGGCTCCTTCCGTGCCCACCAGGTGCCGATTCCGGTTGACCAAAAGAACATGAAGCATGCTCCGGCCTTGCTTGAATGGCTGAACAGCTACAGACCTGAAGAACTGTTCGACGAGAACGGCCGCCTGAACGCAGATCTGGCTGAAATTCTGCCAACCGGCGACAGACGTATGGGCATGAACCCGGTAACCAATGCCGGCAAGCTGATTAAAGACCTGCACAAGCCGAACTTCCGCAACTACACTCTCGATAATTCTGCTCCAGGCCAAGTGATTGCGCAGGATATGGCCGTGCTGGGGAAATACCTGAAAGAGGTTGTTACCCTCAACGAAGAGAACCGCAACTTCCGTATTTTCGGACCGGATGAGACTATGTCTAACCGACTGGGACCTGTATTCGAAGTGACCAAGCGCCAATGGATGGATGCCATTCAGGAACCGCAGGATGAATTCCTTGCTCCATACGGCCGTGTCATTGACTCCCAGCTGTCTGAGCATCAAGCTGAAGGGATTCTGGAAGGTTATGTCCTGACTGGACGCCACGGTTTCTTCGCCAGCTATGAAGCCTTCCTGCGCGTGGTCGATTCGATGATTACTCAGCACTTCAAGTGGCTGCGCAAGGCAACAGATCAGACCTGGAGAGAAGATATTCCTTCACTGAATGTGATTGCCACATCGACAGTGTTCCAACAGGACCATAATGGCTATACCCACCAAGATCCGGGTCTGCTTGGCCATCTGGCTGACAAGAAGCCTGAGTTCATCCGTGAGTATCTGCCGTCTGATGCGAACAGCCTGCTGGCTGTGTTCGACAAGATCCTGAATGACCGCCAGAAGATCAACCTGATCGTATCCTCCAAGCATCCGCGTCCGCAGTGGTTCTCGGCAGACGAAGCGCAGGAGCTGGTGGACAAAGGCCTCAAGATCATTGACTGGGCCAGCACCGACAAGGGCGGAGAGCCGGATCTCGTCATCGCTTCTTCCGGTACTGAGCCTACAATGGAAGCACTGGCTGCCATCTCGATCCTGCATGAGAAGCTGCCTGAGCTGAAGATCCGTTACATCAACGTGGTCGATCTGCTGAAGCTGAGAAGCCAGAAGCTTGATCCGCGAGGCTTGTCTGACGAGGAGTTTGATCAATTTTTCACAAAAGATAAACCGGTCATCTTCGCCTTCCACGGCTATGAAGGCCTGATCAAAGACCTGTTCTTCGACCGCCACAACCATAACCTGCATGTGCATGGCTACCGCGAGAATGGCGACATCACTACACCGTTCGATATGCGTGTACTCAACCAGATGGACCGCTTCGACCTCACGAAGGAAGCTGTGCTGAGCCTGCCGGATGCAAGCAAATACCAGGCTATCGCTGACGAGATGGATGCCATTGTGCAGAAGCATCACGCGTACATCCGCGAAGAAGGCATCGACCTTCCAGAGGTGGAGAACTGGGTATGGAAGGCTTTGAACTAA
- a CDS encoding TIGR03915 family putative DNA repair protein codes for MFKPSALAYTYDGSFEGLLCCVFESYAWKEIPLAIHAEGGEIGLLLEAKWIETDKDKAARVLKSLPLRISREAEELVRLGFWSCAPDKEMLLLNFLYLGFKHGRKVMNMLADDTVNSLMKAVQQLRHEAHLYTGFVRFSVYGPVMAAVIEPQGYVLPVIQEHFCDRFQGESFMIYDQTHGAALIHEPGREAIVPLSGWAPPEPDETEEAYRRLWTGFYHAIGIKERKSDRLRSSLMPKRYWKHMVEMNDRGGVPVLTAGQRKKALPRENSSIPEVLETIIQLHSPDTKSAPQPLSDPGALPD; via the coding sequence ATGTTCAAGCCGTCCGCCCTCGCGTATACCTATGACGGCAGCTTCGAGGGGCTGCTGTGCTGTGTATTTGAGAGCTATGCCTGGAAGGAGATTCCGCTGGCGATTCATGCTGAGGGCGGAGAAATTGGCCTGCTGCTGGAAGCCAAGTGGATTGAGACCGACAAGGACAAGGCCGCACGGGTACTGAAGTCCCTGCCGCTGCGGATCAGCCGCGAAGCCGAGGAGCTGGTGCGCCTGGGCTTCTGGAGCTGCGCCCCCGACAAGGAAATGCTGCTGCTGAATTTCCTGTATCTCGGCTTCAAGCATGGCCGCAAGGTAATGAATATGCTGGCCGATGATACTGTTAATAGTCTGATGAAGGCCGTTCAGCAGCTCCGCCATGAAGCACATCTGTACACGGGATTCGTCCGCTTCTCTGTATACGGCCCGGTCATGGCCGCAGTCATTGAGCCGCAAGGTTATGTGCTGCCTGTAATTCAGGAGCATTTTTGCGACCGGTTCCAGGGGGAGAGCTTCATGATCTACGACCAGACCCACGGGGCGGCGCTGATTCATGAGCCCGGACGGGAGGCCATCGTGCCCTTAAGCGGGTGGGCCCCGCCTGAGCCCGATGAGACGGAGGAAGCGTACCGCCGCTTATGGACTGGCTTCTACCATGCCATCGGCATCAAGGAGCGCAAGAGCGACCGGCTGCGTTCCTCACTAATGCCGAAGCGCTACTGGAAGCATATGGTGGAGATGAATGACAGGGGCGGTGTGCCTGTACTTACCGCGGGGCAGCGGAAGAAGGCATTGCCGCGGGAGAACTCATCGATCCCGGAGGTCCTGGAGACCATAATCCAACTCCATTCACCGGACACAAAAAGCGCCCCGCAGCCATTATCTGACCCCGGAGCGCTCCCTGATTGA
- a CDS encoding GntR family transcriptional regulator, which yields MTQFVYKQIIADLKTKIFAGQYADMKLPDERSLSEAYQVSRSTIKRALMKMESSGIIFKKRGSGTFINPLYIKNDSIFNYEGSNLGVSDNFQMHGKKPEIKVLSFEVIRPTEELQRDLFLMPHDFVYKIVRLRLFEGAPFMIETGYIPIKIVQNLDQTIIEGSIFHYLEESRNLAVTKSFLSIFAEPSLPNDQELLHLKENEPVGIMEGIFFLDNGTPFEFSHMRFHYEYLKFNTFVSVH from the coding sequence ATGACCCAATTTGTCTACAAGCAGATTATTGCTGATCTCAAAACGAAGATCTTTGCCGGGCAGTACGCCGATATGAAGCTGCCGGATGAGCGCAGTCTCAGCGAGGCGTATCAGGTTAGCCGCAGTACCATCAAGCGTGCGCTGATGAAGATGGAGAGCTCGGGAATTATTTTCAAGAAACGCGGCTCCGGCACCTTCATCAATCCGTTATACATAAAGAACGATTCGATCTTCAACTACGAGGGCTCTAACCTGGGGGTGTCGGATAATTTCCAGATGCACGGCAAGAAGCCGGAGATCAAGGTGCTGAGCTTCGAGGTCATCCGCCCCACGGAGGAGCTTCAGCGGGATTTGTTCCTGATGCCCCATGATTTCGTGTATAAGATCGTGCGTCTGCGCCTGTTCGAAGGTGCGCCCTTCATGATTGAGACGGGATATATTCCGATCAAAATTGTGCAAAATCTCGACCAGACGATTATCGAGGGCTCGATTTTTCATTATCTGGAGGAGTCGCGCAATCTGGCGGTGACCAAATCCTTTTTGTCTATTTTTGCCGAGCCTTCTCTGCCGAATGACCAGGAGCTGCTCCATCTGAAGGAGAATGAACCCGTTGGGATCATGGAGGGGATCTTCTTCCTGGATAACGGCACGCCGTTTGAATTCTCGCACATGCGCTTCCATTATGAGTATCTGAAGTTCAATACGTTCGTGTCTGTGCATTGA
- a CDS encoding putative DNA modification/repair radical SAM protein has product MEKLEILTASAKYDVACTSSGSDRKGQAGALGNTSAMGICHSFAADGRCISLLKVLMTNGCVYDCAYCINRKSNPIRRAAFTPEEIADITMQFYRRNYIEGLFLSSGIMRSPDYTTEQLIAVLELLRNVYHFNGYIHVKAIPGADEALLSRLGLLADRMSVNIELPSQESLGRLAPDKSKVSILKPMGLISSRIKENRSDIVRYNHAPRFAPAGQSTQMIVGATPDTDYQILNLTEGLYRKYSLKRVFFSAYTPVVEDSLLPALDTKPPLLREHRLYQADWLLRFYGFKANELLDEAVPNFNPLLDPKCSWAVNHREQFPVEINRAPYEMLLRVPGIGVRSAQRIVKARRAGSLDFHALKKLGVVLKRAQFFITCKDKPLEGLKVSEHTLLRSLMSGEQFALQQPQVEQLTLFDDFNLSTLPAAGDWNSINKGAKA; this is encoded by the coding sequence ATGGAGAAACTAGAGATTCTGACCGCTTCAGCCAAATACGATGTGGCGTGCACTTCAAGCGGTTCGGACCGCAAGGGTCAGGCCGGGGCACTGGGCAACACCTCCGCGATGGGCATCTGTCACAGCTTCGCGGCGGACGGCCGCTGTATTTCGCTCCTCAAGGTACTTATGACCAACGGCTGTGTGTATGATTGTGCGTACTGCATCAATCGCAAGTCCAACCCCATCCGCCGGGCGGCCTTCACCCCCGAAGAGATCGCAGATATCACCATGCAATTCTACCGCCGTAATTATATAGAAGGACTATTCCTTAGCTCAGGCATTATGCGCAGTCCGGACTACACCACCGAGCAGTTAATTGCTGTACTTGAGCTGCTGCGCAATGTCTATCATTTCAACGGTTATATTCATGTAAAAGCCATCCCTGGAGCAGACGAAGCCCTGCTGTCCAGACTGGGGCTGCTCGCCGACCGCATGAGCGTCAATATTGAGCTGCCCTCGCAGGAAAGCCTAGGACGGCTTGCTCCCGATAAGAGCAAGGTATCCATCCTGAAGCCGATGGGGCTGATTAGCAGCCGGATCAAGGAGAACCGCTCCGATATCGTCCGGTATAATCACGCACCCCGCTTCGCTCCGGCCGGACAGAGCACCCAGATGATCGTGGGGGCAACACCCGATACGGATTACCAGATCCTTAATCTGACGGAAGGCCTATACCGCAAATACTCGCTCAAGCGCGTCTTCTTCTCTGCCTATACCCCGGTTGTGGAGGATTCCCTCCTGCCCGCTCTGGACACCAAGCCGCCGCTGCTGCGGGAACATCGGCTCTATCAAGCCGATTGGCTCCTGCGCTTCTACGGCTTCAAGGCGAATGAATTATTGGATGAGGCCGTACCGAACTTCAACCCGCTGCTGGACCCCAAATGCAGCTGGGCTGTTAACCACCGGGAGCAGTTCCCCGTTGAGATCAACCGCGCTCCGTACGAAATGCTGCTGCGTGTACCCGGCATTGGCGTAAGAAGTGCACAGCGGATCGTAAAGGCCAGACGGGCCGGATCGCTTGATTTCCATGCGCTGAAGAAGCTGGGAGTGGTTCTGAAGCGCGCCCAGTTCTTCATCACCTGCAAGGATAAGCCGCTGGAGGGACTGAAGGTAAGCGAACATACGCTGCTTCGCTCACTCATGTCCGGGGAGCAGTTCGCGCTCCAGCAACCGCAGGTGGAACAGCTCACGCTGTTCGATGACTTTAACCTCTCCACCTTGCCCGCCGCCGGTGACTGGAACAGCATCAATAAGGGGGCGAAGGCCTGA
- a CDS encoding response regulator, whose protein sequence is MRAILIDDEELALKALERQLHALGCFEIIGKYTDPLQGQQKVEETGTDIVFLDIHLPELSGIELAERLLERRPDLQVVFVTAYDKYAIKAFELNALDYLLKPIHMDRLKLTVRRLNAQQQPGLAARAASAQTSWRMLMLDAFRIYEGAQELAPLQWRTAKAQEIFFYLLHHRGKVVSKATLIELLWADFDPNRAYPQLYTAVYHIRKMLEPFSRERILLQNTADGYLLKLDGICLDVDEFDRFIQAGVELANDTLPEYERILKLFKSEYLEGYDYVWAELERQRFQLQWIRLKLNLVRWYMGEAEYEQAFKHIEQVCTRYPLEEQAQLLYMQISDRMGFHFLVQRQYVMLETAMEAEVAEKPSREIVKWYRDWDNKRQKG, encoded by the coding sequence ATGAGAGCAATCCTGATTGACGATGAAGAATTGGCACTTAAGGCTTTGGAACGCCAATTGCATGCGCTTGGGTGTTTTGAGATTATCGGCAAATATACCGATCCGCTGCAAGGACAGCAAAAGGTGGAGGAGACCGGGACCGATATTGTGTTTCTCGATATCCATTTACCGGAGCTGAGCGGGATTGAGCTGGCGGAACGGCTGTTGGAACGCAGGCCCGATCTGCAGGTTGTATTCGTAACGGCATATGATAAGTATGCGATCAAGGCTTTTGAGCTGAATGCCCTGGACTATTTGCTTAAGCCGATTCATATGGACCGCCTGAAGCTTACAGTTCGAAGATTGAATGCTCAGCAGCAGCCTGGCCTGGCAGCCCGGGCGGCTTCAGCGCAGACAAGCTGGAGGATGCTAATGCTCGATGCCTTCCGGATCTATGAAGGCGCGCAGGAGCTTGCACCGCTGCAATGGAGAACGGCGAAGGCGCAGGAAATCTTCTTTTATCTGCTGCATCATCGCGGCAAAGTGGTCAGTAAAGCTACCCTGATTGAGCTGCTGTGGGCTGATTTTGATCCGAACAGGGCCTATCCGCAGTTATATACCGCTGTGTACCATATCCGCAAAATGCTGGAGCCCTTCAGCAGAGAACGGATTCTCCTGCAAAATACGGCGGACGGCTATCTGCTCAAGCTGGATGGCATCTGCCTGGACGTTGATGAGTTTGACCGCTTTATCCAAGCGGGGGTAGAGCTAGCGAATGATACACTGCCTGAATATGAACGAATCCTGAAGCTGTTCAAAAGCGAATATCTGGAGGGGTACGATTATGTGTGGGCGGAGCTTGAACGGCAGAGATTTCAGCTGCAGTGGATTCGGCTCAAGCTGAATCTGGTCCGCTGGTATATGGGCGAAGCAGAATATGAACAGGCCTTCAAGCATATTGAACAGGTATGCACCCGCTATCCGTTAGAGGAGCAGGCGCAATTATTGTACATGCAAATATCGGACAGAATGGGCTTTCATTTTCTCGTGCAAAGACAATATGTCATGCTGGAAACGGCCATGGAAGCAGAGGTTGCTGAGAAGCCGAGCCGGGAGATTGTCAAATGGTATAGGGATTGGGACAACAAGCGTCAAAAAGGGTGA